The following proteins come from a genomic window of Novosphingobium sp. P6W:
- a CDS encoding alginate lyase family protein, protein MALFAVVGSGPIDAHENRALAGYALLGPDFASGKVDAGLKEAVESRARTFLRQKPRPATHIHIEGISSGQAHAPGVTAQAAASTAQIEADKSSLRDMEAMFDLALAWRLSGEKTFLRQAIRYIDAWVSVYEPSFNPIDEGRFDKLILAYDLVERSAPAATRAKVDSFLRKMASGYIAAMETGDVPIKPTLTNNWQSHRIKLATLAAYQIGDAGLITRANTLFERQVEANLRPDGSTLDFAQRDALHYVNYSLSSQLMAALAAQSHGADWYGYRGSEGRSLPRTLDWLGVFASGQQLHVEFVKSVVPYDRQRAAAGGSTYQNKPWDPATSQQLFAMAAKLDPKLQPLAARLHAQAAARPGLAIDETGPGEWLAILNMEPVR, encoded by the coding sequence GTGGCCCTGTTCGCCGTTGTGGGGTCTGGACCGATTGATGCACACGAGAACCGCGCCCTGGCGGGATACGCCCTGCTTGGACCGGATTTCGCCAGTGGCAAAGTCGATGCCGGGCTCAAGGAGGCAGTCGAATCCCGGGCCCGCACCTTCCTGCGGCAGAAACCGCGCCCTGCCACTCACATCCACATCGAAGGCATCAGTTCCGGCCAGGCGCATGCGCCGGGCGTCACTGCCCAGGCTGCGGCAAGCACAGCACAGATCGAGGCGGACAAGAGCAGTCTTCGCGACATGGAAGCAATGTTCGATCTGGCTCTGGCCTGGCGCCTCTCCGGCGAAAAGACCTTTCTACGGCAGGCGATCCGTTACATCGACGCCTGGGTTTCGGTTTACGAACCCTCATTCAATCCGATCGACGAGGGACGCTTCGACAAGCTGATCCTTGCCTATGATCTTGTCGAGCGCAGCGCGCCGGCCGCCACCCGCGCAAAAGTCGATTCATTCCTGCGGAAGATGGCGAGCGGATATATCGCGGCGATGGAGACCGGCGACGTGCCGATCAAGCCGACGCTAACAAACAACTGGCAAAGCCATCGCATCAAGCTCGCGACCCTGGCCGCCTATCAGATCGGCGATGCCGGGCTCATCACACGCGCGAATACCCTTTTCGAACGGCAGGTCGAAGCCAATCTCAGGCCCGATGGATCGACGCTCGACTTCGCGCAGCGCGACGCGCTTCATTACGTGAATTACAGCCTTTCCTCTCAGCTCATGGCTGCACTAGCCGCCCAGTCCCATGGCGCGGACTGGTACGGCTACCGAGGAAGCGAAGGAAGGAGTCTCCCGCGCACGCTCGATTGGCTTGGCGTGTTCGCCAGCGGACAGCAGTTGCATGTGGAGTTCGTCAAATCGGTCGTGCCCTATGACCGGCAGAGGGCCGCCGCCGGCGGGTCGACGTACCAGAACAAGCCTTGGGATCCGGCGACATCGCAACAGCTGTTCGCGATGGCGGCCAAGCTCGACCCGAAGTTGCAACCGCTCGCGGCGCGGCTGCACGCGCAGGCGGCGGCGAGGCCCGGCCTGGCAATCGACGAGACCGGTCCAGGCGAATGGCTCGCAATCCTGAATATGGAACCAGTGCGATGA
- a CDS encoding glycosyl hydrolase, producing the protein MNYDDSRFGRRSFMAGSALAIGAASFPAFAALPAEHLSVRIRSREDVGPLPHIWSCVGSDRAAITLRESWRQDIDRARQEIGVRQVRFHGILNDELGVLTRYPQHRSGTANFHNVAEVYDGLVDRGLSPFVELSFMPSELASGTAQFGFYKGNITPPKSFEAWGAFIGEFTRFIVGRYGIDTVAQWPIEVWNEPDLPFFFTGKQADYFQLYKHAAVAVKSVSPRLQVGGPVTSGAKWLPEFLDFCTSENAPVDFVSTHSYAGEMGAKRDGPRMSVNDVIPAAIRGARQTISASRHPDLPLYVNEWSADSPAMIAHVLTQALGQAQMMSHWVLSGTYEELGPTDYLLQDGAMGWALLLRGIPRPGYNTYRLLHALGSRRLLADGPALASRREDGSFAALVWNLAEVPQAAGIPGADAKRDVVGSGKRMVVAIEGMKPGQKVRVTQVDQFRGSPFPAWRAMGSPKLPTSAQIAALRSAAVLPAAVLSRLDANRQLTLDLPAEGVALIESASGPSV; encoded by the coding sequence ATGAACTACGACGATAGCCGGTTTGGCCGGCGGAGCTTCATGGCTGGATCGGCCCTTGCCATCGGCGCGGCCTCCTTTCCCGCGTTCGCAGCTTTGCCTGCGGAACACCTGTCCGTTCGCATCCGCTCGCGCGAGGATGTGGGCCCCCTGCCCCATATATGGAGCTGCGTCGGTTCCGACCGCGCTGCCATCACTCTAAGGGAAAGCTGGCGGCAGGACATTGACCGCGCCAGACAGGAAATCGGGGTCAGGCAGGTGCGCTTTCATGGCATCCTGAACGACGAACTCGGTGTCCTGACCAGATATCCGCAGCATCGCTCGGGAACCGCCAACTTCCACAATGTCGCCGAAGTGTACGACGGCCTGGTGGATCGCGGTCTCTCGCCCTTCGTTGAGCTGAGCTTCATGCCGAGCGAACTGGCATCGGGAACGGCGCAGTTCGGCTTCTACAAGGGCAACATCACGCCGCCCAAGTCGTTCGAGGCCTGGGGCGCGTTCATCGGCGAATTCACCCGCTTTATAGTCGGCCGATATGGCATTGATACAGTTGCCCAGTGGCCGATCGAGGTCTGGAACGAGCCTGATCTACCGTTCTTCTTCACCGGCAAGCAGGCCGACTATTTTCAGCTCTACAAGCATGCTGCCGTCGCCGTGAAATCGGTGTCACCCCGCCTCCAGGTAGGAGGCCCGGTGACTTCGGGCGCCAAGTGGCTTCCGGAATTCCTCGACTTCTGCACAAGCGAAAACGCACCGGTCGATTTTGTCTCCACGCATAGCTACGCCGGGGAAATGGGCGCCAAACGGGACGGCCCGCGAATGTCCGTGAACGATGTGATCCCCGCCGCCATAAGGGGCGCGCGCCAGACCATCTCGGCCAGCCGGCATCCTGACCTGCCGCTCTATGTCAACGAATGGTCCGCCGACAGCCCCGCGATGATAGCCCACGTTCTGACCCAGGCTTTGGGCCAGGCGCAGATGATGTCTCACTGGGTACTGAGCGGCACTTACGAAGAACTTGGCCCGACCGACTATCTGCTTCAGGACGGCGCGATGGGCTGGGCCCTGCTCCTGCGCGGCATCCCCAGGCCCGGCTACAACACATACCGCCTGTTGCACGCGCTTGGTTCGCGCCGTCTCCTTGCGGACGGACCAGCTTTGGCTTCACGCAGGGAAGACGGATCGTTCGCCGCGCTTGTCTGGAACCTTGCCGAAGTGCCTCAGGCCGCCGGCATTCCCGGAGCGGACGCCAAACGCGATGTCGTCGGCTCCGGCAAGCGGATGGTCGTAGCGATCGAAGGCATGAAGCCCGGCCAGAAAGTGCGCGTTACGCAGGTCGACCAGTTCCGTGGATCACCTTTTCCCGCCTGGCGCGCAATGGGTTCGCCCAAGCTTCCCACCAGTGCGCAGATCGCGGCCTTGCGCTCTGCGGCGGTGCTGCCTGCTGCAGTGCTTTCCAGGCTGGATGCCAATCGCCAGTTGACGCTCGATCTGCCTGCCGAAGGGGTGGCTCTGATCGAGAGCGCTTCGGGCCCGTCGGTTTAG
- a CDS encoding TetR/AcrR family transcriptional regulator: MIISQWRLPGRVIPANNGRRRRQKGEMAAATGENGVSGATAVAGGAQRSRGRPSRKEAEAIDRSVLEAARESFLAHGFTATTMDAIAARAGVTKATLYQRYDDKVAMLRAVLHERVAAWSAVSDRRAVNRGDTLDKRLEHYARSITRWSRDPEVRSFGELIRECWGTARAVAEEMQTIRVTRMLDVIEKDIREFGPKAGVTAANPRLIAELFLGMIGGVHRYLEDSGQADDAAIAQLCLDQAVNIFVAGKSAW; the protein is encoded by the coding sequence ATGATTATATCGCAGTGGCGCTTGCCCGGCAGGGTTATTCCGGCGAACAACGGGCGAAGGCGCAGACAGAAGGGCGAGATGGCAGCGGCGACAGGCGAAAACGGCGTAAGCGGAGCCACGGCTGTTGCCGGCGGGGCTCAAAGATCGCGTGGCCGGCCCTCGCGCAAAGAGGCCGAGGCGATCGACCGCAGTGTTCTTGAGGCTGCAAGGGAGAGTTTCCTTGCCCACGGCTTCACGGCAACGACGATGGACGCGATCGCCGCCAGGGCGGGCGTGACGAAAGCTACGCTCTATCAGCGCTATGACGACAAGGTCGCGATGCTCCGCGCGGTACTGCATGAACGGGTGGCGGCATGGTCCGCAGTCTCCGACCGACGCGCCGTTAATCGCGGGGACACTCTCGACAAGCGGCTGGAACACTACGCTCGGTCGATCACTCGCTGGAGCCGGGACCCGGAAGTCCGCTCGTTCGGAGAATTGATCCGCGAATGCTGGGGAACGGCCCGCGCCGTGGCAGAAGAAATGCAGACGATCCGCGTGACGCGCATGCTCGACGTCATCGAGAAGGACATCCGCGAATTTGGTCCGAAGGCTGGTGTGACGGCTGCCAACCCCCGGTTGATTGCCGAACTTTTTCTCGGAATGATCGGCGGTGTTCATCGCTACCTTGAGGACTCCGGGCAGGCGGACGACGCGGCGATTGCACAACTCTGCCTCGATCAGGCGGTGAACATATTTGTCGCCGGCAAATCCGCTTGGTGA